The sequence TTTAGATCATCTGATTGAATTGCTGAGTTTAACTCATCTATGAAGGCTGTCTtcctgactgccactagaggtgcatttaACCCttctatgtaaacattgctgtttcaacaaactgcagtgctttacacggaagggttaaaatgacagagcCACTGCACCCATTGACATGACGTGGTCTGGGAGACTTTAGAGGTCCTTTAAACAAAGGATCAGCATGCTAGGTAAACCGATGATGGGTAGATAAAGCTCCAAAGAGGAGCTTCAGTGCTAGATTAAGTAAGTTTAATGAACACTCCAAGTGAAACTATAGTTCGTTAatgttttgacaacttacctgggatctgctgggcAGAGCTTagcagggtttagctcaggagaACTAACTGAAGCTCTGTGCTGGAACCTATGGCTGTCAATGGAGGAAGTTGTCAAGCATTaagcaaatggtttgacttcttactttagAGGGTGGCAAGGCAGTgacggcaccataaccactatagcatacagtaaaGGTTATGgtgcctatggtgttcctttaactgcatTCTGcatctgtgccaggtccccctttattggaTTAGCAACTGGACAGTTCTTTCCTTGTAATAACTAAAACAAAAGAATGAATTGCACTGACAAATTTCTTTCAACAAGCAATTCGTTCTTCATTTAAATTGTATTCGTCTATTTTTCTTGTGGATGAATGTACGAATTGACGCAAATGTGGATGAAGATGTGTTAATGCGAAAACTAATGCCAAGGTCTAACTTTTGTTAGCATTTACATAGTGCTAGCTTATTAGGACGCATTTTACAATCATACCCTGTTAATAGAAAATGGAAAATAATTAACAGACAAAATAAATGCTGGTTAAAGAAGGTCCTGCTCaagcaagcttacaatctaagagGTAATGAGGTAAGTATCTGGCAAACCCCGTGACTTTAGGACATAGTGAAGATTATACATGTATGCCCCCGTGACGCACAGTCAGAGTAAAATTACCCTCATTGGCTCATCAGCATGTCCAGCTTTCCGTTCTCTCTCTGAACGCTTCGCTCTCAATACCTGCTTGGCTTGTTTCTCCGGGAGGATGGGTGACGCATCTATGGAAATTGATGATAGAAGTATCAGGTTAAAGGTCTGCTCATATTTACAAACAGAACCAACCAGCCATCTGGTCTGTTTATCGTTACACACAAACTAGTTATACTGATTTATTTTTCAAGATACCTTCTACACGTTCAAGCATTCAGTTCCATCAATGTGTTATCCTGTCTGTATATCTTTAGTATATGTTGCTTCCACTGGAAGTCTATTCAAAGTATCTACCACTATTTCTAAATCTATTAAACCTtactgcagaactaaaaaaataacacaaaataagaAAATGAGGAAAAGAGGCAGCGTTACCGTGTCACTGGGCACAACGGCACAACCCTTGGACATGCCTATGAtgcccattgtaaagtgctgtggaatttgacggcgctatataaatattataataataataataataataataataatgattcaaGAACCTTTGttgccactggaaggctatttcagtgTTCTTATACCCTTTCTATAACACTTTTCCGTTTACTGCTACCATTTCTATATTGGTTAATCTGATCAtatcagcactttttttttaatgtctaatAATCATAGAATAGATTGCGGAAGCTGGAAACGGTAGTGTGTAAATGGGTAATGGCATGCCAAGTATGGCATGATATAAAGGGATTTGCCTAACGCCTGCTCATTAATGAGTTAATGATCCCAGTCTCTCTATGCTGGAAACATAAGAGAAGTGCTGtgttataattctctatatagagCACACATTGAGCCTCTGACACTAGAACAACAAGAGACAGTATCCCTTTTCTTACCAGTGCTGGGGGACCAGATGTTCCCATTTCCCCATTTAATGGAACATGCTGTGAGCTACAATGCACACAGTCTCCCAGAAACCAGGAATTTGCAATTCTAAAAAGTTGTTATGCAATCGGAACAGTCCGTTTTCGTGTGGAATTCatcgcaaataaaaaaaatgtatttactgacACATTCACAGTGCCTGTTCACTGACCGACCACGGCTCATAACTTCAGAGATAAATACAAAGCAACGGCAAAAATACATCTCTACTAATCTAGAGTCTTTGTAAGTATAAGGGATAAGGTACTGAGATATCAGTTTCGAAATATTGATTCCTTTCAATAGAACACATTCAGCTGTATTTGCACCTACCAGCGAATTTCTGATTTAACTACATTCAAAGGATTTTATTCCATTAAAtggaaattgtagagaattgatGAGAGAATTgctaattttaggccaaaataattgAGATGGTGTAATAGATATTTTTGTTTTCAGCTTAACTATTTTGGCTTTATTGGCAATTTCCATGTCAATTCAATCTCCACAATTCTTTATTTAAGGACTAGATGCCTTAGTGTATTGGGCACAGATTTTGAGTGAGGGAAACTTTAACATAGGCTTTAAATTGGCAGACGGCATCCATGCGACACACAATCCATGCGCTGATTATCTACACCTGACTGCCCAGTGTTCTAACAATGTAGGgtctgtaactgcttcatcttcttgaagtggttatagtgtttggaatacattgGCACTTTCCTTCTATTTAGCATTAAATAGGTTTTAGTGtgttaatgctaaatgagagtttCAGCAGTCCACCCCCTCAGTCATGCTTGAGATAATGATGAAGCATTAGTCAGTGCAGCtataggcagcagtgtttggctgagagtgtcagctgactgcctacagccaatcacagtgcccattgctggtatgaattggtatggctagaaggaagtgtttaatttctgtcttagctATACCTCCAGTGGAAGCTGGATTGTGGGTGGCCAATGACCCTTAGctagtgttaaactgcttaaaAAATGCTGAATGGAGgggcagtgccaggggactccaagccctataaccaattcaataagatcaaagtgcctacagtgtccttttaaaaaataCACTTGTAGCACCATGGCCACTGCAACACACTGTGGTGTTTATGGTGCTTCAAGTGTTCCATCTAAGATACCATTTGATGTTGCTACTTTCTCTGTAGGTCAAAGAGCTCATAATCCCATCACCTGTACAAAAATAAGTGTTCACTTTTaatacagtttatttttttaacccgcTTTGGACACTGAGCTTGGCAGAGGGAGGGCTACTGTCGGAAAGACTAAGTTATGTATTTCTCTCTAGATGAATGGACAGAGTCCTCTTTCAATGACTTTCTACTCTCCAGAGGTATCACATTTACAAGGCATGCAAAGAATTTCGAGCCCGTTTAACATACTGCTCTGTCACAGGTTAGCTCTGTATCTCACACAAAGGGATAGTTTGGTGAAATAACCAAgctagaaaaaaaatgcaatctgtCAAGTCAACAAGACAACTTCTGGCTTCTGTACGCAAGTTTATTTAATAGCTGTTATCTATGTGACAAAACCAATTAAACCAGCTTCACATCCTAATACACctggccatttttttttataacataggGTTATTCACGAACatgtatataaaatgtttaaaatttaattaaaaaacaaaacaaagcaaaaacataGTTGACTTTAACACATGAAATTCTTTGATTTGTCAGAAAAAGCCTGGCTAGCACAGCCAACGTGAGGTGTTATTTATTACCAAAAATCAATTACATGACGTACCATCTCTTCCTATTACAGATCTTACGTTTGCAAAATAGCTTTTACATATGTATCGATTATTGATCTTCACCATACATGTTAATCTGTGTATCTACCAAACCATCCAAATAGAATAATGAATTTGCTCTAACAGACATTTGAAGCTTAGGTAAAGACATCAAAGCACCTTGCATATAAAATACTGTAAACTGGAAATTTaggatttttttgtaaaaaaaaaatgatccattAGGAAAAACTGTTAAGATGAGTGTTTTTATTTTACGAGCAAATAATGAATGATTTGTTaacaaaacattattaaaaactgaCCAATACATTGTACTTGGAAAACAAATATCAAAGATCACAagcgaaaaaaatgatttaatgatggataataaatatatattgctaCGTACTATGTTGTATTATGTAATACATATACATTGGAGTGTAGAATAATCCTGGCTAGTTTAACAAAAGGTTGAGTAGTTCATAAGATAAAACAATTTTCTACGTCAGTTTTCTATAAAAATCCTGTAAATTTGCAATTTATAATAACGTTGGGTATGGGTCTGTACGTACccatatacattcacagacatctaaaaaatatatattttatgtgcatGTAGTTCTTCAAATGGTTTAAAGCAGGGGTGTCCAAAACGTAGAACCCCCCGATGTTTTAAAActtcaacttccatgatgctttgtcattctaaaagcacgcacagcatcatgggagttgtggttctaCAGCATCTGGGGATCAAACCTTTGGGCACTGCTGGTTACATGCATTTTCTTATGTTGTACATGCAACTATATATTTCAATGGATTTGCCAAATAAAATATTGTTTGCCACAAAGTACAAAACTATGCATTCTGATGTAAAAAGTGCTCTAAGCTTGCATGCTTACCGGTGAAAATAGTCGCAATGACCATAAGGGCGATGAGTGTCGCAAGTGTCTTCATTTTTGGGCGCTGTACAGTCTCTGCCTTTCTCAGGACTAAGCACAGTGTACGATACACACCTCTTAAAAAGTCAGCGTCCTCTCCCACCACTAACTACTGGCAGGATTCCTGAACGTGTCAGAGGCTCCACAGCAGACAGGATGGAGCTGTCAGTGATGTCTGGGTTTATTAAATAAACTGCATGCAAGGTGATCAAATTAACAGGAtttcgttttttttatttatttatttattttcctcttgTCCACACATTGGATCTTTATTGAGATTTAATTCAAGGACAGAAAATTAAACGCAGCTATATTTTTACATTCATAATAAATGTACACTGTCAGTGAGGCAGGATGTTTTATTATAGAGGAGATATGTAGAAATGTCTAATATAAACCAGttatattattattggcatttatatagcgccaacttattcggtagcgctttacaatatttattaCTATTGCACTGTAAAACAGTTTAAATAGCAAAAAGACAtaaagtacttaaagggacactccaggcacccagaccactttggctcattggagtggtctgggtgccaactcccactacccttaaccctgcaagtgtaattattgcagtttttattaaactgcaatatttaccttgcagggttaagtcctcccctagtggctgtctattagacagccactagaggacacttcctgctctatagcacaggttttctgtgctagagcgtcgctggacgtcctcacgctgtgtgaggacctccagcgtcgctctattccccatagggaagcattgaaattcattttcaatgctttcctatggggtgcgctaatgcgcatgcgcggcattgccgcgaatgcgcattaggtctcctcggccggctggcgagatcagtctcgcccaccggccgacgtaagcagaaggaggagcggcgggggaggaggaagcagcgacgagggacctgtcgctgcccctggtaagtcactgaaggggttttcaccccttcagcaactggggattggggggtgggagggagagggaccctccagtgccaggaaaacggattgttttcctggcactggagtttccctttaatatatttgagTTCAAACTCAAAGTGCCACTTTATGAAAAGTGTACATTAAGCCCTTTATGTTTCTTTCCATTTTAACATTGTGAGGATTgagagtaaattcaaagtgaattttaaatttaaggccaacgtagctaactggaagcatagctgacttggagacttATGTCAGTTCAGGTAGTTTGAACTTGAAGGAAAACATATAGTGTTAACAagaatagtgttaaaaacaccatgtaACCCCCTGACCCCTGCCTaacctcctaaatatagtaaaaatcttacatttattacagtctgctgctgctggctatgCCCCTGATGTGCCTTCTtgtctgacatcattagaagtgttgatctgagccaatcacaatgctttttcataggaaaacattggattggctgagactgtcaaggaggcagagtcagcacaagtcaatcacagccctagccaatcagcatctcctcatagaaatgcattgaatcaatacatctctatgaggaaacagAGGCGTTTCCAGGATtcattttagggggggcacataaggggccagggacaaaagtaggggggcagttataaaatgtgtatatatatgtgtgtgtgtgtgtgtgtttatatatatatatatatacatacatacatacacagggctcgacaaattccagATGCCAGGTTGCCATGGCGACTAGACATTTCGCCCTGGCACCTGGCATTTGCCAGCCTTTTGCTAAGCCGTGCAGGAAACATTAAAGCTGTCCACCGCGGGGAGCATGGAGGCGGCGCACGAAGGAGCAGTagccttcctgcagttcctctctgctcccttgcgcgctgtttAGTGGCATGACGTCACTCCGAACATAGCATCTCAACAGAGAGCGCACAGGgtagcagagagaaactgcaggaagattgagaggcgacacactggacgccagggaaagatccactcagctctcccaaaggtcgggaggcagggtggatttaaattaaaataaaaatagcaacttGTGAGTGTgtgaaaaaatgtgtgtgtgtgtctcagtttgtgtgtgtgtctcagtcagtgtgtgtctcagttagagaatgtgtgcctgtcactgtatgtctgtgagaatgtgtgtatgtctatcagtgtgtgtctcagtcagagattgggggcggagcttgcgtaCGGGGAGGCGATCTTCCATGCAGGGGCAGAGCTTGTGTGCTCtgcacagtggtggaactaacgTAGAGTGGGCCACGTTGCAAAAACTGTTTtgggcccctgaagacacatgccTATTGGGTGGCCCTAATTGCACGCGCCACTTTATAGGCCTCGGTGTAACCGCAACACCAGCACCTGAAGTTCCACCGCTGTGCCTTCCTTATTACAGACAAGACACCTGTGACAAAATCCACTATTTTACCTACGTCTAAGATATCCTCCTCCTATGTTCAATACGAAGTTACCGAACCCCATTCATGATTTCCCCATTGTGGAACTACCATctcccgaacaccgaccacccatgACTCATGAAACATCAAAGAAAACCTCAGAATTAAGTGTCATCTTGTCGCACGAACACAGGCAGCGGGACCCAGTCGTGTCTGGAACTACaagtcggacactcgaccgca comes from Pelobates fuscus isolate aPelFus1 chromosome 5, aPelFus1.pri, whole genome shotgun sequence and encodes:
- the C5H17orf67 gene encoding uncharacterized protein C17orf67 homolog, whose translation is MKTLATLIALMVIATIFTDASPILPEKQAKQVLRAKRSERERKAGHADEPMREYMLYLQRLEQRSEEQFYEHWWNPHCQPHCNRNIVNPV